One window of Pectobacterium carotovorum genomic DNA carries:
- the rpoC gene encoding DNA-directed RNA polymerase subunit beta' — MKDLLKFLKAQTKTEEFDAIKIALASPDMIRSWSFGEVKKPETINYRTFKPERDGLFCARIFGPVKDYECLCGKYKRLKHRGVICEKCGVEVTQTKVRRERMGHIELASPTAHIWFLKSLPSRIGLLLDMPLRDIERVLYFESYVVVEGGMTNLERRQILTEEQYLDALEEFGDEFDAKMGAEAIQALLKNMDLEQECEQLREELTETNSETKRKKLTKRIKLLEAFVQSGNKPEWMILSVLPVLPPDLRPLVPLDGGRFATSDLNDLYRRVINRNNRLKRLLDLAAPDIIVRNEKRMLQEAVDALLDNGRRGRAITGSNKRPLKSLADMIKGKQGRFRQNLLGKRVDYSGRSVITVGPYLRLHQCGLPKKMALELFKPFIYGKLELRGLATTIKAAKKMVEREEAVVWDILDEVIREHPVLLNRAPTLHRLGIQAFEPVLIEGKAIQLHPLVCAAYNADFDGDQMAVHVPLTLEAQLEARALMMSTNNILSPANGEPIIVPSQDVVLGLYYMTRDCVNAKGEGMVLTGPKEAERVYRAGLASLHARVKVRITEEIKSIEGEVTHQTSIIDTTIGRAILWMIVPKGLPYSIVNQPLGKKAISKMLNTCYRILGLKPTVIFADQTMYTGFAYAARSGASVGIDDMVIPEKKAEIIEEAETEVAEIQEQFQSGLVTAGERYNKVIDIWAAANERVAKAMMENLSVEDVVNRDGVVEQQVSFNSIFMMADSGARGSAAQIRQLAGMRGLMAKPDGSIIETPITANFREGLNVLQYFISTHGARKGLADTALKTANSGYLTRRLVDVAQDLVVTEDDCGTHEGIMMTPVIEGGDVKEPLRERVLGRVTAEDVIKPGTADILVPRNTLLNEQWCDMLEENSVDAVKVRSVVSCETDFGVCANCYGRDLARGHIINKGEAIGVIAAQSIGEPGTQLTMRTFHIGGAASRAAAESSIQVKNKGSLKLNNAKFVMNSNGKLVITSRNTELKLIDEFGRTKESYKVPYGAVMAKGDGSEVSGGETVANWDPHTMPVVTEVSGFIRFADMIDGQTITRQTDELTGLSSIVVLDSAERTGSGKDLRPALKIVDGKGEDVLIPGTDMPAQYFLPGKTIVQLEDGVQIGAGDTLARLPQESSGTKDITGGLPRVADLFEARRPKEPAILAEISGIISFGKETKGKRRLVISPLDGSDAYEEMIPKWRQLNVFEGEVVERGDVVSDGPESPHDILRLRGVHAVTRYITNEVQEVYRLQGVKINDKHIEVIVRQMLRKGTIVSAGGTEFLEGEQAEFSRIKIANRQLEADGKITATFSRDLLGITKASLATESFISAASFQETTRVLTEAAVAGKRDELRGLKENVIVGRLIPAGTGYAYHQDRMRRRQAGEAPVVPQVSADEASANLAELLNAGFGSSDDE, encoded by the coding sequence AATCTTATGTCGTGGTTGAAGGCGGTATGACCAACCTTGAGCGCCGTCAGATCCTGACTGAAGAGCAGTATCTGGATGCGTTGGAAGAGTTTGGTGATGAGTTCGACGCGAAAATGGGCGCCGAAGCGATCCAGGCTCTGCTGAAGAACATGGATCTGGAGCAGGAATGCGAGCAGCTGCGTGAAGAGCTGACCGAAACCAACTCTGAAACCAAACGTAAGAAGCTGACGAAGCGCATTAAGCTGCTGGAAGCATTCGTACAGTCTGGTAACAAGCCAGAGTGGATGATCCTGAGCGTTCTGCCAGTACTGCCACCAGATTTGCGTCCGTTGGTTCCGCTGGATGGTGGTCGTTTCGCGACTTCCGACCTGAACGATCTGTATCGTCGCGTGATCAACCGTAACAACCGTTTGAAACGTCTGCTGGATCTGGCTGCGCCAGATATCATCGTACGTAACGAAAAACGTATGTTGCAGGAAGCGGTTGATGCCCTGCTGGATAACGGCCGTCGTGGTCGTGCGATCACCGGTTCTAACAAACGTCCTCTGAAATCTTTGGCCGATATGATCAAAGGTAAACAGGGTCGTTTCCGTCAGAACCTGCTCGGTAAGCGTGTTGACTACTCCGGTCGTTCTGTCATCACCGTTGGCCCATACCTGCGTCTGCACCAGTGTGGTCTGCCGAAGAAAATGGCACTGGAGCTGTTCAAACCGTTCATCTACGGCAAGCTGGAACTGCGTGGTCTTGCTACCACCATTAAAGCCGCCAAGAAAATGGTTGAGCGTGAAGAAGCCGTCGTATGGGATATCCTGGACGAAGTTATCCGCGAACACCCGGTACTGCTGAACCGTGCACCAACACTGCACCGTTTGGGTATCCAGGCATTTGAACCGGTCCTGATCGAAGGTAAAGCGATCCAGCTGCACCCGCTAGTTTGTGCGGCATATAACGCCGACTTCGATGGTGACCAGATGGCTGTACACGTACCGTTGACGCTGGAAGCCCAGTTGGAAGCGCGTGCGTTGATGATGTCGACCAACAACATCCTGTCCCCTGCGAATGGTGAGCCAATCATCGTTCCTTCTCAGGACGTGGTATTGGGTCTGTATTACATGACGCGTGACTGTGTTAACGCCAAAGGCGAAGGCATGGTGCTCACGGGTCCGAAAGAAGCTGAACGCGTTTATCGCGCTGGTCTGGCCTCTCTGCATGCGCGCGTTAAAGTGCGTATCACGGAAGAGATCAAGAGCATCGAAGGCGAGGTTACGCATCAGACATCGATTATCGATACGACTATCGGCCGTGCCATCCTGTGGATGATCGTACCGAAAGGTCTGCCGTACTCGATCGTTAACCAGCCTCTGGGCAAGAAAGCGATCTCCAAAATGCTGAACACCTGTTACCGCATTTTGGGTCTGAAGCCGACAGTTATCTTCGCTGACCAGACTATGTACACCGGTTTTGCTTACGCGGCGCGCTCTGGTGCTTCCGTAGGTATCGATGACATGGTTATCCCGGAGAAAAAAGCCGAGATTATCGAAGAAGCCGAAACCGAAGTTGCCGAGATTCAGGAGCAGTTCCAGTCTGGTCTGGTTACCGCGGGTGAACGCTATAACAAAGTGATCGATATCTGGGCAGCGGCGAACGAACGTGTTGCGAAAGCGATGATGGAAAACCTGTCCGTTGAGGATGTGGTTAACCGTGATGGCGTGGTTGAGCAGCAGGTTTCTTTCAACAGCATCTTTATGATGGCCGACTCCGGTGCGCGTGGTTCTGCAGCACAGATTCGTCAGTTGGCGGGTATGCGTGGTCTGATGGCGAAACCAGATGGTTCGATCATCGAGACGCCGATTACCGCAAACTTCCGTGAAGGTCTGAACGTACTCCAGTACTTCATCTCGACGCACGGTGCGCGTAAAGGTCTGGCGGATACCGCACTGAAAACAGCGAACTCCGGTTATCTGACTCGTCGTCTGGTTGACGTTGCGCAGGATCTGGTTGTGACCGAGGACGATTGTGGTACCCATGAAGGTATCATGATGACGCCGGTTATCGAGGGTGGTGATGTTAAAGAACCACTGCGTGAGCGTGTACTGGGTCGTGTAACGGCTGAAGACGTGATCAAACCGGGCACCGCGGACATTCTGGTTCCACGTAACACGCTGCTGAATGAGCAGTGGTGTGACATGTTGGAAGAGAACTCCGTTGACGCCGTTAAAGTACGTTCAGTCGTAAGCTGCGAAACCGACTTTGGCGTGTGCGCCAATTGCTACGGTCGCGATCTGGCTCGTGGTCATATCATCAACAAAGGTGAGGCCATCGGGGTTATCGCGGCACAGTCCATCGGTGAACCGGGTACACAGTTAACCATGCGTACGTTCCACATCGGTGGTGCGGCATCGCGTGCGGCAGCTGAGTCCAGCATTCAGGTGAAAAACAAAGGTAGCCTGAAACTGAACAACGCGAAGTTCGTTATGAACAGCAACGGTAAACTGGTGATTACTTCACGTAATACTGAACTGAAACTGATCGACGAATTCGGACGTACCAAAGAAAGCTATAAAGTGCCTTACGGTGCAGTGATGGCGAAGGGGGATGGCTCAGAAGTTAGCGGTGGCGAAACCGTCGCAAACTGGGACCCGCATACCATGCCAGTGGTGACCGAAGTAAGCGGTTTCATCCGCTTTGCTGATATGATTGACGGTCAGACCATTACTCGCCAGACCGACGAACTGACTGGTTTGTCCTCTATCGTGGTTCTGGATAGCGCAGAGCGTACCGGTAGTGGTAAAGACCTACGTCCAGCACTGAAAATCGTTGATGGCAAAGGCGAAGATGTACTGATTCCTGGTACTGATATGCCTGCTCAATACTTCCTGCCGGGTAAAACAATTGTTCAACTGGAAGATGGGGTTCAGATTGGTGCCGGTGATACATTGGCGCGTCTCCCTCAGGAATCCAGTGGTACCAAGGACATTACCGGTGGTCTGCCACGCGTAGCCGACCTGTTCGAAGCCCGTCGGCCGAAAGAGCCGGCTATTCTGGCAGAGATCAGCGGTATCATTTCCTTCGGTAAAGAAACCAAAGGTAAGCGCCGTCTGGTAATTTCTCCGTTGGATGGCAGCGATGCTTACGAAGAGATGATTCCGAAATGGCGTCAGCTTAACGTGTTCGAAGGTGAAGTTGTGGAGCGTGGTGACGTCGTTTCCGACGGCCCAGAGTCTCCGCATGATATTCTGCGTCTGCGTGGTGTACATGCAGTAACGCGTTATATCACCAACGAAGTTCAGGAAGTTTACCGTCTGCAAGGCGTTAAGATTAACGATAAACACATCGAAGTTATCGTTCGTCAGATGTTGCGTAAAGGTACCATCGTTAGCGCTGGTGGCACGGAGTTCCTGGAAGGCGAACAGGCAGAATTCTCTCGCATCAAGATTGCTAACCGCCAGTTGGAAGCGGATGGCAAGATTACGGCAACGTTCAGCCGCGATCTGCTGGGTATCACCAAAGCGTCTCTGGCGACCGAGTCCTTCATTTCTGCGGCATCGTTCCAGGAAACCACTCGCGTACTGACCGAAGCCGCTGTTGCTGGTAAGCGTGATGAACTGCGTGGCCTGAAAGAGAACGTTATCGTAGGTCGTCTGATCCCAGCGGGTACGGGTTATGCGTACCATCAGGATCGTATGCGCCGCCGTCAGGCGGGTGAAGCGCCTGTCGTGCCTCAGGTGAGTGCCGATGAAGCTTCTGCTAACCTGGCCGAACTGCTGAACGCAGGCTTTGGTAGCAGCGACGACGAGTAA
- a CDS encoding DUF1127 domain-containing protein: MEFHENRSQKPFRESPFWLMLILPYRLWKVWRGRAQTLKILRNMSDDGLKDIGLKRSDLDRFR; the protein is encoded by the coding sequence ATGGAATTTCATGAGAATCGATCACAAAAACCGTTCCGCGAGTCACCGTTTTGGCTCATGCTGATTTTGCCGTACCGCTTGTGGAAAGTCTGGCGGGGAAGAGCACAAACACTGAAGATACTACGGAACATGAGCGATGACGGACTCAAGGATATCGGGCTGAAAAGAAGCGATCTTGATCGGTTCAGATAA
- the thiS gene encoding sulfur carrier protein ThiS, whose protein sequence is MKITLNDDPFECPEATTVEALLSQINRLQPGTALAINQTIIPHATWSQHQVQDGDDILLFQAIAGG, encoded by the coding sequence ATGAAAATCACGCTGAATGATGACCCCTTTGAATGCCCAGAGGCCACCACGGTTGAAGCGCTGCTGAGCCAGATAAATCGGCTCCAGCCTGGCACAGCGCTGGCCATCAACCAAACCATTATCCCGCACGCCACCTGGTCACAGCATCAGGTACAGGACGGTGATGATATTTTGCTTTTTCAGGCAATCGCGGGAGGATGA
- the shiA gene encoding shikimate transporter produces MDTSTTPTLSQPGGSLPQQDDSLSSDKTLQTQSVSHSQHRAKRAAWGSFVGAVVDWYDFLLYGIVAALVFNTEFFPQISPTMGTLAAFGTFGVGFLFRPLGGMVFGHFGDKLGRKRMLMITVWMMGISTALIGLLPSFDSIGWWAPVLLVTLRAIQGFAVGGEWGGAALLAVENAPKKKKAFYSSGVQVGFGVGLLLATGSVSVVSNLTTNEEFTTWGWRLPFLFSLILVAIAWWVRNGMDESQEFEANKTLGERASKLRSFPIMEALRQHPKAFLLIIALRLGELLTMYIVTAFALNYSTTHLGLSRDIFLNIGLLVGAISCVSIPCFAYLADSFGRRRIYVTGALIGAASAVPFFMALESHNTLMILFFAIMLANIAHDMIVSVQQPMFTELFGTAYRYSGAGVGYQVASVVGGGFTPFIAVLLVQFMDGSWHAVAAYLAIGCLLSAIVGMRMKATPPDALPD; encoded by the coding sequence ATGGACACCTCAACTACGCCAACACTCTCACAGCCTGGCGGCTCATTACCTCAGCAAGATGACTCACTTTCTTCTGATAAAACCCTACAAACACAGTCAGTAAGCCATTCTCAACATCGCGCAAAACGTGCAGCATGGGGCAGTTTTGTGGGTGCCGTTGTTGACTGGTACGATTTTCTGCTGTACGGAATTGTTGCCGCTCTTGTGTTTAATACCGAATTTTTCCCACAAATTAGCCCGACGATGGGGACGCTGGCGGCATTTGGTACGTTTGGCGTTGGTTTCCTGTTCCGCCCGTTAGGCGGCATGGTGTTTGGCCACTTCGGCGATAAGCTGGGCCGTAAACGAATGTTGATGATCACGGTCTGGATGATGGGCATTTCTACTGCGTTGATTGGCCTGTTGCCGTCGTTTGATTCCATTGGCTGGTGGGCACCAGTGCTGCTGGTTACGCTGAGGGCAATTCAAGGATTTGCGGTCGGTGGCGAATGGGGCGGGGCGGCACTGTTGGCGGTAGAGAATGCGCCTAAGAAGAAGAAAGCGTTTTACAGCAGCGGCGTACAGGTTGGCTTTGGGGTTGGGCTGTTATTGGCTACTGGGTCGGTATCGGTGGTGAGCAATTTGACGACCAACGAAGAATTTACCACCTGGGGCTGGCGTTTGCCGTTCTTATTCAGCCTGATTCTGGTGGCTATCGCCTGGTGGGTACGCAACGGGATGGATGAGTCTCAGGAGTTTGAGGCGAATAAAACGCTGGGAGAAAGAGCAAGCAAACTGCGTTCGTTCCCTATCATGGAAGCACTGCGCCAGCATCCGAAGGCATTTTTGCTGATTATCGCGCTACGGCTTGGCGAACTGTTAACGATGTATATCGTCACCGCGTTTGCCCTCAATTATTCCACGACTCATCTTGGGCTATCGCGGGATATTTTCCTGAATATCGGGCTGCTGGTGGGGGCAATCAGCTGCGTATCTATTCCTTGCTTTGCCTATCTGGCAGATAGCTTTGGCCGCCGTCGTATCTATGTTACCGGTGCGCTGATTGGGGCTGCGAGTGCGGTGCCATTCTTTATGGCGCTGGAAAGCCATAACACACTGATGATTCTGTTCTTTGCCATCATGCTGGCGAATATTGCTCACGATATGATCGTTAGCGTACAGCAGCCGATGTTTACCGAGCTATTTGGTACGGCATACCGCTATAGTGGGGCGGGTGTGGGTTATCAGGTCGCCAGCGTGGTTGGCGGCGGGTTTACGCCTTTTATCGCCGTTCTGCTGGTGCAGTTTATGGATGGTTCATGGCATGCGGTGGCAGCTTATCTTGCCATTGGCTGCTTACTGTCGGCGATTGTCGGAATGCGGATGAAGGCAACACCGCCGGACGCCTTGCCTGACTAA
- the thiH gene encoding 2-iminoacetate synthase ThiH — protein MSVDFQTVWEQLDWDDLTLCINSKTARDVERALAAPHLTRDDFMALISPAASAYLEPLAQRAQQLTRQRFGNAVSFYVPLYLSNLCSNDCTYCGFSMSNHIKRKTLDEAEILRECAAIKELGFEHLLLVTGEHQRKVGMDYFRRVFPLIRPLFSSLMIEVQPLSQDEYAELKTLGLDGVMVYQETYHPATYQLHHLKGQKQDFHWRLATPDRLGRAGIDKIGLGALIGLSNSWRTDCYMVAEHLLHLQRNYWQSRYSISFPRLRPCTGGIEPASLMDEAQLMQVICAFRLLSPDIELSLSTRESPFFRDHAIPIAINNVSAFSKTQPGGYADDHPELEQFSPHDSRRPEDVAQAIIRAGLQPVWKDWDSYLGR, from the coding sequence ATGAGCGTCGATTTCCAAACCGTCTGGGAACAGCTCGACTGGGATGACCTGACGCTGTGCATCAACAGTAAAACCGCACGTGATGTCGAGCGAGCACTTGCTGCACCACACCTGACGCGTGACGATTTTATGGCGCTCATTTCACCTGCCGCCAGCGCCTATCTGGAACCGCTAGCCCAGCGGGCACAGCAGCTCACCCGGCAACGTTTCGGCAATGCGGTGAGTTTCTATGTGCCGCTATATCTATCCAACCTCTGCTCCAACGACTGCACCTACTGCGGCTTTTCAATGAGCAATCACATCAAGCGAAAAACGCTGGATGAGGCAGAGATCCTACGTGAATGCGCCGCCATCAAGGAACTGGGGTTTGAACACCTGTTGCTCGTGACTGGCGAACACCAGCGTAAAGTAGGCATGGATTATTTTCGTCGAGTCTTTCCGCTGATCCGACCGCTCTTCAGTTCGCTGATGATTGAAGTTCAGCCGCTGTCGCAAGACGAATATGCCGAGTTGAAAACGCTGGGGTTGGATGGCGTGATGGTCTATCAGGAAACCTATCATCCGGCGACCTACCAACTGCATCATCTAAAAGGACAAAAGCAGGATTTCCATTGGCGACTCGCCACGCCGGATCGGCTTGGGCGTGCGGGGATCGACAAGATCGGGCTAGGCGCTTTAATCGGCCTGTCCAATAGCTGGCGAACCGACTGCTACATGGTGGCGGAACATCTGTTGCACTTACAGCGGAACTACTGGCAGAGCCGTTATTCTATCTCGTTCCCTCGTCTGCGCCCCTGTACGGGCGGCATTGAACCGGCATCGCTCATGGATGAAGCGCAGCTCATGCAGGTCATTTGTGCATTCCGGTTGCTGTCGCCGGATATTGAGCTGTCGCTTTCCACGCGTGAATCGCCTTTCTTTCGCGATCATGCCATTCCTATCGCGATTAACAACGTCAGCGCATTTTCCAAAACCCAGCCAGGCGGCTACGCCGACGACCATCCTGAACTGGAACAGTTTTCACCGCATGATTCACGACGCCCTGAAGATGTGGCGCAAGCCATCATACGAGCAGGTCTCCAGCCTGTATGGAAAGACTGGGACAGTTATTTAGGCAGATAG
- a CDS encoding PLP-dependent aminotransferase family protein → MTRYQHLAGLLEQRIEQGLYQSGERLPSVRALSTEHGVSISTVQQAYHLLETRQLIMPQPRSGYFVTPRKATPPVPALTRPAQRPVEITQWESVLELVNVRLETNVLKFGSGMPDVSQPTIKPLWKEMSRLCQYQDPRVLQYDSVYGVPALREQIARLTVDCGCQLTQDDIVITTGCQEALFVAVRAVCQPGDIVAVESPAFPGTMQILRGMDIKAIEIPTDSVTGISLDALRLALDQWPIKAVLLVPSCNNPLGFIMPDARKKSLVTLAQHFDIAIIEDDAYGELAYEYPRPRAIKSFDEDGRVLLCSSFSKNLAPGLRVGWIAPGRYLERVIHTKYISTGSTVVQPQLAVAEFIRNGHYQPHLRRMRAQYKANLDTFTCWVREYFPSNICVSRPQGGFLMWIELPEYFDSLKLSREVRKAGIQIAAGSLFSASGKYRNCIRLNYANRFTEEMREGLRIVGNEVAKMMHTFPDQSAP, encoded by the coding sequence ATGACGCGTTATCAACACCTGGCTGGGCTGTTAGAGCAACGGATCGAACAAGGGTTGTACCAAAGCGGGGAACGCCTGCCTTCTGTGCGGGCGCTGAGTACAGAACATGGTGTGAGCATCAGTACCGTACAGCAAGCCTATCATCTGCTGGAAACCCGACAGTTGATTATGCCACAGCCGCGTTCGGGGTATTTTGTCACGCCGCGCAAGGCAACGCCGCCCGTACCTGCGCTGACGCGTCCTGCCCAACGTCCGGTTGAAATTACGCAGTGGGAATCGGTGCTGGAACTGGTGAACGTGCGTCTGGAAACCAACGTGTTGAAATTTGGTAGCGGAATGCCGGATGTGAGCCAGCCGACCATCAAACCACTATGGAAAGAGATGAGTCGCCTCTGCCAATATCAGGATCCTCGGGTCTTACAATATGACAGCGTGTATGGCGTGCCTGCGTTGCGCGAACAGATTGCTCGTCTTACCGTCGACTGCGGCTGCCAACTGACTCAAGATGATATTGTGATCACGACCGGATGTCAGGAAGCCTTATTTGTTGCCGTTCGCGCGGTTTGCCAACCCGGCGACATCGTGGCCGTTGAGTCACCGGCTTTTCCGGGTACGATGCAGATCCTCCGTGGGATGGATATCAAAGCGATCGAGATCCCGACCGACTCTGTGACGGGGATCAGTCTTGACGCGTTAAGACTGGCGCTGGATCAGTGGCCGATCAAAGCCGTACTTCTGGTGCCGAGCTGTAACAATCCGCTTGGCTTCATCATGCCTGACGCCCGTAAGAAATCGCTGGTGACGTTGGCGCAGCATTTTGATATCGCGATTATTGAAGATGATGCCTATGGCGAGCTGGCCTATGAATATCCGCGTCCCCGCGCGATAAAATCATTTGATGAAGATGGACGTGTACTGTTGTGCAGCTCGTTTTCAAAGAATCTGGCTCCCGGTTTGCGCGTTGGCTGGATTGCTCCGGGGCGCTATCTGGAGCGGGTGATTCATACAAAATACATCAGTACAGGATCGACGGTGGTGCAGCCCCAGCTAGCCGTGGCGGAATTTATTCGTAACGGACACTATCAACCTCACCTACGCCGCATGCGTGCTCAGTACAAAGCTAATCTGGATACGTTTACTTGCTGGGTTCGTGAGTATTTTCCGTCAAACATCTGTGTGAGCCGTCCCCAGGGGGGCTTTCTGATGTGGATTGAGCTGCCCGAATATTTTGATTCGCTCAAGCTCAGTCGTGAGGTCAGAAAAGCAGGCATACAGATAGCCGCTGGTTCGCTCTTCTCCGCCTCAGGGAAATATCGCAATTGTATTCGACTCAATTATGCCAATCGCTTTACGGAAGAAATGAGGGAAGGGCTTCGCATTGTGGGCAATGAAGTCGCGAAGATGATGCACACTTTTCCTGACCAGAGCGCACCCTGA
- a CDS encoding thiazole synthase: MLHIADTTLTSRLLTGTGKFATPELMLAALEASGSQLVTMAMKRVDLNGGNDAILAPLRQLGIKLLPNTSGAKTADEAIFAARLAREALGTRWLKLEIHPDVKYLLPDPIETLKAAEQLVKEGFTVLPYCGADPVLCKRLEEVGCAAVMPLGAPIGSNQGLQTRDFLHIIIEQACVPVIVDAGIGAPSHAAEALEMGADAVLVNTAIAVARDPVAMAHAFRLAVDAGGLARQAGLGSKQFVASATSPLTGFLHQQTEGAER, encoded by the coding sequence ATGCTGCACATTGCCGATACGACATTAACTTCACGGCTGCTGACTGGCACCGGGAAATTCGCCACACCAGAACTGATGCTGGCAGCACTTGAGGCTTCTGGTTCTCAGTTAGTCACCATGGCGATGAAACGCGTTGATCTGAACGGCGGCAACGACGCCATTCTCGCCCCGCTACGCCAGCTCGGTATTAAGCTGCTGCCGAATACCTCAGGAGCCAAAACCGCAGACGAAGCCATTTTTGCGGCCCGACTGGCGCGAGAAGCGCTGGGCACTCGCTGGCTGAAGCTGGAAATTCACCCCGATGTGAAATACCTGCTGCCCGATCCTATCGAAACCCTGAAAGCCGCCGAACAGCTGGTAAAAGAGGGATTTACGGTGCTGCCCTACTGCGGTGCCGACCCTGTGTTGTGCAAACGGTTGGAAGAAGTCGGCTGCGCGGCAGTGATGCCACTGGGCGCACCGATCGGTTCCAATCAGGGACTGCAAACACGTGATTTTCTCCACATCATCATCGAACAGGCGTGCGTTCCGGTTATTGTCGATGCGGGCATTGGCGCGCCCAGTCATGCGGCCGAGGCACTGGAAATGGGAGCCGACGCTGTACTGGTCAACACAGCTATCGCCGTTGCCCGCGATCCCGTGGCGATGGCACACGCATTCCGACTGGCAGTCGATGCCGGTGGGCTTGCCCGTCAGGCCGGACTGGGAAGTAAGCAGTTTGTTGCCAGTGCCACCAGCCCGCTCACCGGTTTCCTGCATCAGCAAACGGAAGGGGCGGAGCGATGA
- a CDS encoding HesA/MoeB/ThiF family protein: MVTTHHPAPAGLSDSEFMRYSRQLMLEDIGPEGQEKLKVAHVLLVGLGGLGAPASLYLAAAGVGTLLLADDDSLHISNLQRQILYRTSDTDKPKAVLAQRQLQALNPHSEAIAITKRLSGDALYSAVSRVDLVLDCSDNMTTRHAVNAACFSAGKPLISGSAVGFSGQLAVFTPPYHAGCYACLYPDTTEPQRNCRTAGVLGPVVGVIGTLQALEAIKLLAGIPSALDGKLRMFNGKQQSWNTLQLTRAPHCPVCGGKHENHAE; the protein is encoded by the coding sequence ATGGTAACGACTCACCATCCAGCGCCTGCCGGACTGAGCGATAGCGAATTCATGCGCTACAGCCGTCAACTAATGCTGGAAGATATTGGCCCAGAAGGTCAGGAGAAACTCAAAGTCGCCCACGTTCTGCTCGTTGGGCTGGGTGGGCTTGGGGCGCCCGCCTCGCTCTATCTGGCCGCCGCTGGGGTCGGCACGCTACTGCTTGCCGACGATGACTCACTGCACATCAGCAACCTGCAACGCCAGATTCTGTATCGCACCAGCGACACCGACAAACCCAAAGCCGTGTTGGCGCAGCGTCAGCTACAGGCATTAAATCCGCACTCGGAAGCGATTGCGATTACCAAAAGGCTCAGCGGTGACGCATTATACAGCGCCGTCAGCCGCGTCGATCTGGTGCTGGATTGCAGCGACAATATGACCACTCGCCACGCGGTTAACGCCGCCTGTTTTAGCGCAGGCAAGCCGCTCATCAGCGGGAGCGCCGTCGGTTTCAGCGGTCAGCTCGCCGTCTTCACACCGCCTTATCACGCTGGCTGCTACGCCTGCCTGTACCCCGATACGACCGAACCGCAGCGCAACTGCCGCACCGCTGGCGTGCTGGGTCCGGTGGTTGGAGTGATTGGTACGCTTCAGGCACTAGAAGCGATCAAACTGCTGGCCGGTATACCGTCCGCGCTAGACGGCAAGCTGAGGATGTTCAATGGCAAACAGCAGAGCTGGAACACGCTCCAACTGACGCGTGCCCCCCATTGCCCGGTATGTGGAGGGAAGCATGAAAATCACGCTGAATGA